In a single window of the Pseudochaenichthys georgianus chromosome 16, fPseGeo1.2, whole genome shotgun sequence genome:
- the bola1 gene encoding bolA-like protein 1 isoform X1, translating to MLPSVLRCVRPVSTSLSLSRPLAHFRPHMDPDPSRPVERSIRTKLTDQLTPDHLEVHNESHMHAVPPGSESHFRVLVVSSQFEGLPLIKRHRLVNEALKEELSSCVHALAIQAKTPEQWGSNPSLAKSPPCLGGSRGDHTVEEKLKAGRE from the coding sequence ATGCTTCCTTCTGTTCTCCGCTGTGTTCGGCCCGTCTCTACCAGTCTTTCCTTAAGCCGGCCTCTGGCCCACTTCAGACCGCACATGGACCCAGACCCGAGCCGGCCCGTTGAGAGGTCTATCAGAACCAAGCTGACCGACCAACTTACGCCGGACCACTTGGAGGTCCACAATGAAAGCCACATGCACGCCGTGCCCCCCGGCTCAGAATCACATTTCCGCGTCCTGGTGGTCAGCTCCCAGTTTGAGGGTCTGCCATTGATAAAGCGTCACCGTCTGGTTAATGAGGCTCTGAAGGAAGAGTTGAGTAGCTGCGTTCATGCACTGGCTATCCAGGCAAAGACTCCTGAGCAGTGGGGGAGTAATCCCTCTTTGGCCAAAAGTCCACCTTGCCTGGGAGGCTCGAGGGGAGATCACACGGTGGAGGAGAAACTGAAGGCCGGGCGGGAGTGA
- the bola1 gene encoding bolA-like protein 1 isoform X2 produces MDPDPSRPVERSIRTKLTDQLTPDHLEVHNESHMHAVPPGSESHFRVLVVSSQFEGLPLIKRHRLVNEALKEELSSCVHALAIQAKTPEQWGSNPSLAKSPPCLGGSRGDHTVEEKLKAGRE; encoded by the coding sequence ATGGACCCAGACCCGAGCCGGCCCGTTGAGAGGTCTATCAGAACCAAGCTGACCGACCAACTTACGCCGGACCACTTGGAGGTCCACAATGAAAGCCACATGCACGCCGTGCCCCCCGGCTCAGAATCACATTTCCGCGTCCTGGTGGTCAGCTCCCAGTTTGAGGGTCTGCCATTGATAAAGCGTCACCGTCTGGTTAATGAGGCTCTGAAGGAAGAGTTGAGTAGCTGCGTTCATGCACTGGCTATCCAGGCAAAGACTCCTGAGCAGTGGGGGAGTAATCCCTCTTTGGCCAAAAGTCCACCTTGCCTGGGAGGCTCGAGGGGAGATCACACGGTGGAGGAGAAACTGAAGGCCGGGCGGGAGTGA